The Halomonas sp. 7T genome contains a region encoding:
- a CDS encoding AAA family ATPase → MTPLTLTMQAFGPFAGSETIDFTALGKSPLFLINGPTGAGKSSILDAICFALYGQTTGNDRDAGQMRCDQAADTLLTEVSLDFRLRDGSYRVRRVPQQERPKASGEGTTMQSAEAQLWRLTPEGELEECLVARKVTDANSQLHALIGLDANQFRQVMVLPQGKFRELLLAESKDREKIFSQLFQTQIFQRIEERLRTQANQIERAVNDHRQHISGILAGGELESEASLAQEVAALTPQVGQARERFDAAQRQRRSAEKQRDEGHALQRQFEARDALAADKARHLEQQAQIATLQEQLAQSEHAQALRPYSNALAQAQQLLAAARAEQRQADATLTAQRASAEQAQHVFEEVRQRQTALPALRERHRQLGEFIQKSHQLSELEARCQTAQAAWQRADSALQRDEVQLESIRQQGEAIGVKLEQLHAEFQQLASAPSELSRFQSLLTQRQELDSFNQHRRELDTQRQRAIEILSHCGTEAERAKRHATEQEVRWHRGQAALLALTLEENAPCPVCGSLEHPAPETNEADIVSQAQVEAARSTQEQARHALQTAERQEQQLAQQISYNAEQAQRLIQQLGEWATQPLSELQNACESAHRQVQRRNCVAPEINQQNSARDALRRDWGTLDKQLKVQRPEVEKAKEEALRLESQRDQLSQALPEEARHPEVMSQTLTKLESQMAEFEKAWEDAQQALSASQTQQTRAEEQLRAAEQRVERDLHALEQAQMDWQTALQQSPFDDEAAFQAAQLNDVQRHDVAQQVEAYQRRLAELEGALQSYRTQLAEKTPPDLAALTTLTDAAQTEEDSQLEAWRALDGRLNTLQGIRQKLTAAHAAQAELEAQYRVWGTLSEVANGRTGNRISLQRFVLGVLLDDVLIQASERLIRMSRGRYQLVRREDPSKGNKASGLELDVADTYTGKSRSVATLSGGESFMAALALALGLSDVVQAYAGGIQLDTLFIDEGFGSLDQDALDQAIAMLSELQMGGRMIGIISHVSELKEQMPVRIDVRASRHGSSVEVKGALL, encoded by the coding sequence ATGACGCCGTTAACGCTCACCATGCAGGCGTTTGGCCCTTTTGCAGGGAGTGAAACGATTGATTTCACGGCGCTGGGGAAAAGCCCGCTGTTTCTGATTAACGGCCCTACGGGTGCCGGTAAAAGCTCGATACTCGATGCCATCTGCTTTGCACTTTACGGCCAAACCACCGGCAATGACCGAGATGCCGGCCAAATGCGCTGTGACCAAGCTGCTGATACGTTGTTGACGGAGGTCAGCTTGGATTTTCGACTGCGCGATGGGTCATACCGAGTGCGCCGTGTGCCCCAACAGGAGCGCCCCAAAGCCAGTGGCGAAGGCACGACCATGCAAAGTGCTGAAGCCCAGCTGTGGCGGCTGACCCCTGAAGGCGAACTAGAGGAGTGTTTGGTGGCGCGTAAGGTCACCGATGCCAACAGCCAGCTGCACGCTTTAATCGGCCTGGATGCTAATCAGTTTCGCCAAGTGATGGTGCTGCCCCAAGGGAAGTTTCGTGAGCTACTGTTAGCAGAGTCGAAGGACCGCGAAAAAATCTTTTCCCAGCTGTTTCAAACCCAGATTTTTCAGCGCATTGAAGAGCGCCTGCGCACCCAGGCGAATCAAATTGAGCGGGCGGTGAATGATCATCGTCAGCATATTAGTGGCATTTTGGCCGGCGGCGAACTGGAAAGTGAAGCGTCATTAGCGCAAGAAGTAGCGGCGCTAACACCTCAAGTCGGGCAGGCACGCGAGCGTTTTGACGCCGCCCAGCGGCAGCGTCGCAGTGCTGAAAAACAGCGTGACGAGGGCCACGCGCTGCAGCGCCAATTTGAGGCGCGGGATGCACTGGCCGCTGACAAAGCACGCCACCTTGAGCAGCAGGCGCAGATAGCCACGCTTCAGGAACAATTGGCCCAAAGTGAACACGCCCAAGCACTACGCCCTTACAGTAATGCATTAGCCCAAGCGCAACAGTTACTGGCTGCTGCCCGCGCCGAGCAGCGGCAGGCAGATGCCACGCTAACGGCCCAACGTGCAAGCGCTGAACAGGCCCAGCATGTATTTGAAGAAGTGCGTCAGCGCCAAACAGCGCTACCCGCACTACGCGAGCGCCATCGCCAGTTGGGCGAGTTTATCCAAAAAAGTCATCAGTTAAGCGAACTTGAAGCGCGCTGCCAAACAGCGCAGGCCGCTTGGCAGCGCGCAGATAGCGCACTGCAGCGCGATGAGGTACAGCTAGAGAGCATTCGCCAACAAGGCGAGGCCATTGGCGTTAAGCTTGAGCAGTTACACGCCGAATTTCAGCAGTTAGCGAGCGCCCCGTCAGAGTTAAGCCGTTTTCAAAGCCTGCTAACTCAGCGCCAAGAGCTGGATAGCTTCAACCAGCACCGGCGTGAACTAGATACCCAGCGGCAGCGGGCAATCGAGATACTGAGCCATTGTGGAACTGAGGCAGAGCGGGCTAAGCGGCATGCAACAGAGCAAGAGGTGCGCTGGCACCGGGGGCAGGCCGCGCTGTTAGCGCTGACATTAGAGGAAAATGCACCTTGCCCGGTCTGCGGCAGCCTTGAACACCCGGCGCCTGAAACCAATGAGGCGGACATTGTCAGCCAAGCGCAGGTGGAAGCCGCCCGCTCAACCCAGGAGCAGGCGCGCCACGCATTACAAACCGCCGAGCGTCAGGAACAACAGTTAGCACAACAGATTAGCTACAACGCTGAGCAGGCGCAGCGTCTTATTCAACAGCTAGGCGAATGGGCCACCCAACCGCTAAGCGAACTGCAAAACGCCTGCGAGAGCGCGCATCGGCAAGTGCAGCGGCGTAACTGCGTAGCGCCTGAGATTAACCAGCAAAACAGTGCCCGTGACGCGCTACGCCGTGACTGGGGTACGCTGGACAAACAGCTCAAAGTCCAGCGGCCGGAGGTTGAAAAGGCCAAAGAGGAAGCGCTGCGCCTAGAGAGTCAGCGTGACCAGCTGAGCCAGGCGTTGCCAGAAGAGGCGCGTCACCCCGAGGTAATGAGCCAAACGCTCACCAAGCTTGAAAGTCAGATGGCTGAGTTTGAGAAAGCATGGGAGGATGCACAGCAGGCACTCTCGGCGAGCCAAACCCAACAGACGCGGGCAGAAGAGCAACTGCGTGCGGCGGAGCAGCGCGTAGAGCGCGATTTGCACGCGCTTGAGCAGGCTCAAATGGATTGGCAAACCGCGCTACAGCAAAGCCCCTTTGACGATGAAGCAGCCTTTCAAGCGGCGCAGCTTAATGACGTCCAGCGGCATGACGTTGCTCAGCAGGTCGAGGCGTATCAACGCCGCTTAGCCGAGCTTGAAGGCGCGTTACAGAGTTACCGTACTCAGCTTGCGGAAAAAACGCCGCCTGATCTCGCCGCACTCACCACGCTCACCGATGCCGCCCAGACGGAAGAGGATAGCCAGCTTGAGGCGTGGCGGGCGTTGGATGGGCGGCTAAACACCCTGCAAGGGATTCGCCAAAAACTGACCGCGGCCCACGCGGCCCAAGCGGAGCTTGAAGCCCAATACCGGGTGTGGGGAACGCTCAGTGAGGTGGCTAACGGGCGAACCGGCAACCGCATCAGCTTGCAGCGGTTTGTGCTAGGCGTGCTGCTGGATGATGTGTTGATTCAGGCGTCTGAGCGGCTGATACGTATGAGCCGCGGGCGCTACCAATTGGTGCGCCGCGAAGACCCGTCCAAAGGCAATAAAGCTTCGGGATTGGAGCTGGACGTGGCGGATACCTACACCGGCAAGAGCCGCTCGGTAGCGACGCTTTCCGGCGGCGAGTCGTTTATGGCGGCCTTGGCGCTGGCACTAGGCCTTTCCGACGTGGTGCAGGCTTACGCGGGTGGTATCCAGTTGGATACGCTGTTTATAGATGAAGGCTTCGGCAGCCTTGATCAGGATGCATTAGACCAAGCGATTGCCATGCTCAGTGAGCTACAAATGGGGGGGCGTATGATCGGCATCATCTCCCATGTCAGCGAACTCAAAGAGCAAATGCCAGTCCGTATAGACGTACGTGCCAGCCGGCACGGCAGCTCGGTGGAAGTGAAAGGCGCACTTCTTTAA
- a CDS encoding NAD-dependent succinate-semialdehyde dehydrogenase, with translation MSNTITTVNPTTGETLETYALMDESKAKQVVEASHAAFLDWRLKPLEQRAKVVKAIGEAMHAHKEDLANLMVKEMGKLPSQARQEVDLCVGICNYTAEHGPTKLADEERKPGNGERGIVTYSPMGVIYGIQPWNFPAYQVVRYSIANIMAGNSVLLKHAENVTGSGLLLEKIYREAGLPENVFRTLVISHDVSDTVIAHKAVRGVTLTGSDGAGRKVAAKAAEHLKKTVLELGSNDAYLVLDDADLDVAVDTCVMGRVYNGGQTCVAAKRFVVTEKNYEAFKERYVARMKDLKAGDPTKEDSDLGPMARVDLRDGLHEQVEESVRKGAKILCGGEKPEGKGAFYPVTVLDNVTPGQPAYDDELFGPVAALIRAKDDEDAMRIANDSRYGLGGGIISKDVKRATELASQYFDTGMVFINGFGVATPEMPFGGVKDSGYGREHGGFGMHEFVNAKSVIVVQS, from the coding sequence ATGAGCAACACCATTACGACCGTGAACCCGACCACCGGCGAAACGCTTGAAACCTATGCGCTGATGGATGAGAGCAAGGCCAAGCAGGTAGTCGAGGCCAGTCATGCGGCGTTTCTTGATTGGCGGCTCAAGCCGCTGGAGCAGCGCGCGAAGGTAGTCAAAGCCATTGGCGAAGCGATGCACGCCCACAAAGAAGACCTTGCCAACCTGATGGTCAAAGAGATGGGTAAGCTGCCATCGCAGGCGCGCCAGGAGGTGGATCTCTGCGTCGGTATTTGTAACTACACCGCCGAACACGGCCCTACCAAGCTGGCCGATGAAGAGCGTAAACCCGGCAATGGCGAGCGTGGCATTGTCACCTATTCCCCGATGGGCGTGATTTACGGTATTCAGCCGTGGAATTTCCCCGCGTATCAAGTCGTCCGCTACTCCATCGCCAATATCATGGCGGGCAACAGCGTGCTGCTCAAACACGCTGAAAACGTGACGGGTAGCGGCCTGCTGCTGGAAAAAATCTATCGCGAAGCGGGCTTACCGGAAAACGTCTTCCGTACGCTGGTAATTTCTCACGACGTCTCCGACACCGTGATTGCTCATAAAGCCGTGCGTGGCGTGACCTTGACCGGCAGCGACGGCGCTGGCCGCAAGGTGGCCGCAAAAGCTGCCGAGCACCTGAAAAAAACGGTACTGGAGCTGGGTTCCAACGATGCCTACTTAGTGCTGGACGATGCCGACTTGGACGTCGCGGTCGACACCTGCGTGATGGGCCGTGTGTATAACGGTGGCCAAACCTGCGTGGCGGCAAAACGTTTTGTGGTCACCGAGAAAAACTACGAAGCGTTCAAAGAGCGCTACGTGGCACGTATGAAAGATCTAAAAGCGGGCGACCCGACCAAAGAGGATAGCGACCTAGGCCCCATGGCCCGCGTTGACCTTCGCGACGGCCTTCACGAGCAGGTGGAAGAGAGCGTGCGCAAAGGCGCGAAAATCCTCTGCGGCGGTGAAAAACCCGAGGGTAAAGGTGCATTCTATCCGGTCACCGTGCTGGACAATGTCACCCCCGGCCAGCCCGCCTACGATGACGAGCTGTTTGGCCCGGTGGCTGCGTTGATTCGTGCCAAAGATGACGAAGATGCCATGCGCATTGCCAACGACAGTCGCTACGGCTTAGGCGGCGGCATCATCTCCAAAGACGTGAAGCGCGCCACCGAACTTGCCAGCCAGTATTTCGATACCGGCATGGTCTTTATTAACGGCTTTGGCGTGGCAACCCCTGAAATGCCCTTTGGCGGCGTGAAAGACTCGGGCTACGGCCGTGAGCACGGCGGCTTTGGTATGCATGAGTTCGTCAACGCTAAATCGGTGATTGTGGTGCAAAGCTAA
- a CDS encoding CoA-acylating methylmalonate-semialdehyde dehydrogenase: protein MTTTAIQHFINGQVSAGSSTNTQDVFNPATGKATGRVTLASQADVDTAVQSAQAAFPAWADTPPIRRARVLFKFLELLNAHKDALAEAITKEHGKVFTDAQGEVARGIDIVEFACGIPQLLKGDYTEQVSTGIDNWTLRQPLGVVAGITPFNFPVMVPMWMFPIAIAAGNTFILKPSPLDPSASLMIADLLKQAGLPDGVFNVVQGDKESVEALIDHPDVKALSFVGSTPIANLIYERGAKHGKRVQALGGAKNHMVVMPDANIDKAVDALIGAAYGSAGERCMAISVAVLVGDAADKVVPMLTERAKALKVKDGMQLDAEMGPIVTQQAHQRITGYIEKGVAEGAELVVDGREFDTGQTGEGCGEGFWMGGTLFDNVTPEMTIYKEEIFGPVLVCVRVPDIATAIQLINDHEFGNGVSCFTESGSVAREFGRRIQVGMVGINVPIPVPMAWHGFGGWKRSLFGDTHAYGEEGVRFYTKQKSIMQRWSDSIDAGAEFVMPTAK, encoded by the coding sequence ATGACAACAACAGCGATTCAGCATTTCATCAATGGTCAAGTAAGCGCTGGCAGCTCGACGAATACCCAAGACGTTTTTAACCCTGCCACAGGCAAGGCGACGGGACGCGTAACACTGGCCTCCCAGGCGGATGTGGATACGGCGGTGCAATCTGCCCAGGCGGCCTTTCCTGCCTGGGCAGATACCCCGCCCATTCGCCGCGCCCGGGTGCTGTTCAAGTTTTTAGAGCTTTTAAATGCCCATAAAGATGCGTTGGCAGAAGCGATTACCAAAGAGCACGGTAAGGTCTTCACCGATGCCCAGGGCGAAGTCGCCAGGGGCATCGATATTGTGGAGTTCGCCTGTGGCATTCCTCAGCTGCTGAAAGGTGACTACACCGAGCAGGTCAGCACCGGTATTGATAACTGGACCCTGCGTCAGCCGTTAGGTGTGGTAGCGGGTATCACGCCGTTTAACTTCCCCGTGATGGTGCCAATGTGGATGTTCCCCATCGCCATTGCAGCGGGTAATACGTTCATTCTCAAGCCCAGTCCCTTGGACCCCAGCGCATCACTAATGATTGCTGACCTGCTCAAGCAGGCGGGCCTGCCGGATGGCGTATTTAACGTAGTGCAGGGCGATAAGGAGAGTGTTGAAGCGCTGATCGATCACCCTGACGTTAAAGCGCTCTCGTTTGTGGGCTCAACGCCGATTGCTAACCTGATTTATGAGCGCGGGGCTAAGCATGGCAAGCGCGTACAAGCGCTGGGTGGGGCTAAAAACCATATGGTGGTAATGCCCGATGCGAACATTGATAAGGCCGTTGATGCGCTGATTGGGGCGGCCTATGGCTCTGCCGGTGAGCGCTGCATGGCGATTAGTGTGGCCGTGCTGGTAGGCGATGCGGCCGATAAGGTCGTGCCTATGCTCACCGAGCGGGCGAAAGCCCTGAAGGTGAAAGATGGCATGCAGCTGGATGCCGAAATGGGGCCCATTGTGACCCAGCAGGCGCACCAGCGGATTACCGGCTACATCGAAAAAGGTGTGGCTGAAGGCGCTGAGCTAGTGGTCGATGGTCGTGAATTTGATACCGGCCAAACCGGCGAAGGCTGCGGTGAAGGTTTCTGGATGGGGGGAACGCTGTTTGACAATGTCACACCTGAAATGACGATCTACAAAGAAGAGATTTTTGGCCCGGTGCTGGTCTGTGTACGAGTGCCGGATATCGCGACCGCGATCCAGTTGATTAACGATCACGAATTCGGCAACGGCGTTAGCTGCTTTACCGAAAGCGGTAGCGTGGCGCGTGAGTTTGGTCGCCGCATTCAGGTCGGCATGGTAGGTATTAATGTGCCCATTCCAGTGCCCATGGCGTGGCACGGCTTTGGCGGCTGGAAGCGTTCACTGTTCGGTGACACCCACGCCTACGGAGAAGAGGGCGTGCGCTTCTACACCAAGCAGAAATCTATTATGCAGCGCTGGTCCGACTCTATCGACGCGGGCGCTGAATTCGTGATGCCTACGGCGAAGTAA
- a CDS encoding phosphatidylglycerophosphatase A, with protein sequence MLDTLNFWLATGFGLGLAPVAPGTFGSLIGLPLAWWLLGRPVGQQAAIITLMVMAAVPVCHVAAWHYDGLDHGSIVADEYVAFPLVVLGLKAARHPLVLALAFGVYRFFDALKPPPIHLAEYVTGGLGIVLDDVIAALVSWLVVALMVTLWQRRRQIA encoded by the coding sequence ATGCTCGATACGCTTAATTTTTGGCTCGCCACCGGCTTTGGGCTGGGCCTTGCGCCTGTTGCGCCCGGCACCTTTGGTTCACTGATTGGCCTGCCGCTGGCGTGGTGGCTTCTTGGTCGTCCGGTGGGACAGCAGGCTGCCATCATTACGCTTATGGTGATGGCCGCCGTGCCGGTCTGTCATGTAGCGGCATGGCACTACGATGGTTTGGATCACGGTAGCATTGTCGCCGACGAGTACGTCGCTTTCCCGCTGGTGGTACTGGGGCTAAAAGCCGCCCGCCACCCGCTGGTACTGGCGTTGGCGTTTGGCGTCTACCGCTTTTTTGACGCTTTAAAACCGCCGCCTATTCATTTGGCGGAATATGTGACTGGTGGGCTGGGTATTGTGCTGGATGACGTGATTGCCGCGCTAGTAAGCTGGCTGGTGGTCGCGCTAATGGTGACACTATGGCAGCGCCGGCGGCAAATCGCCTAA
- the msrA gene encoding peptide-methionine (S)-S-oxide reductase MsrA codes for MSRFAHLRPLALCALAAASVTSASLYAQDQPNATVTFAGGCFWCMEPPYDKQPGVSATISGYMGGELENPTYEQVSRGGTGHIEVVQIEYDDSQISYEQLLEVFWRNIDPFAVNRQFCDVGDHYRSAIFYSDDEQRQLAEASKAEMEARFDQEITTDILPASEFWEAEEYHQNYYEKNPLRYRFYRLSCGRDDRLEEVWGAEAGGPTFE; via the coding sequence ATGTCTCGTTTTGCCCACCTTCGCCCCTTGGCGCTTTGCGCACTGGCAGCCGCCAGCGTTACCAGCGCCTCGCTCTACGCCCAGGACCAACCCAATGCAACGGTGACGTTTGCGGGCGGCTGTTTTTGGTGCATGGAACCGCCCTACGATAAACAGCCGGGCGTCAGCGCCACTATTTCAGGTTATATGGGGGGCGAGCTTGAAAACCCTACTTACGAACAGGTTTCTCGCGGTGGTACCGGCCATATAGAGGTCGTACAAATCGAATATGACGACAGCCAGATTAGCTACGAACAGCTTCTGGAGGTTTTCTGGCGCAATATAGACCCCTTCGCCGTCAATCGTCAGTTTTGCGATGTCGGTGACCATTATCGCTCGGCTATTTTCTACAGTGACGATGAACAGCGGCAATTAGCGGAAGCCTCAAAAGCCGAGATGGAAGCCAGGTTTGATCAAGAGATCACGACCGATATCTTGCCCGCCAGCGAGTTTTGGGAAGCAGAGGAGTATCACCAGAATTACTATGAAAAAAATCCACTTCGCTACCGTTTCTATCGCTTGAGCTGTGGCCGTGATGATCGCCTCGAAGAAGTGTGGGGCGCAGAGGCCGGCGGCCCAACCTTCGAGTAA
- a CDS encoding LysR family transcriptional regulator: MQEYAALRAFVAVARTGSVSRAAEQLHLTQPAVSLKLKQLQQHLGLTLFTRRPQGLTLTADGYALLPAAENALASALAFEQSASALHSTLRGKLKIGTIVDPEFIRLGDFLSRLMARAPQLETELHHGMSGSVLGNVEQGELDVGFFLAPPGEGTGNSALAWRELTHFHYHVVAPPGWEAKLADTRWESLARLPWIVTPPVSAHYRLLNRALAESGATPNRVAQVDQEACMLDLVRAGVGLSLARDALAMAERQESGLAVADNVRLPCALSLIWRNDRATEATIKAALDTLDTVWPHRPG; the protein is encoded by the coding sequence ATGCAGGAGTACGCAGCGCTACGCGCCTTTGTTGCTGTCGCCCGCACCGGCAGCGTGTCACGGGCGGCCGAGCAGCTACACCTAACCCAGCCCGCTGTTAGCCTAAAATTGAAGCAGCTGCAGCAGCACCTGGGCCTGACGCTGTTTACCCGCCGTCCCCAAGGGCTAACCCTCACCGCCGATGGTTATGCGCTGCTACCGGCCGCTGAAAATGCCCTGGCCAGTGCCCTTGCCTTTGAACAAAGCGCCAGCGCGTTGCACAGCACACTGCGAGGCAAACTAAAAATTGGCACTATTGTCGACCCGGAATTTATTCGTTTAGGCGACTTTCTTAGCCGCTTGATGGCCCGCGCGCCGCAGCTGGAAACCGAGCTACACCACGGTATGAGTGGTAGCGTATTGGGCAACGTAGAGCAGGGCGAACTGGATGTGGGCTTTTTTCTCGCCCCGCCTGGGGAGGGCACTGGCAACAGCGCACTGGCGTGGCGAGAACTGACCCACTTTCACTACCACGTAGTGGCCCCACCAGGCTGGGAAGCTAAGCTAGCAGACACGCGCTGGGAAAGCTTAGCGCGGCTCCCTTGGATTGTGACGCCGCCCGTGTCAGCCCACTATCGGCTACTAAATCGCGCATTAGCCGAAAGCGGCGCTACGCCCAACCGCGTCGCTCAGGTAGACCAAGAAGCCTGCATGCTGGATTTAGTGCGTGCAGGCGTGGGGCTTAGCTTAGCCAGGGATGCCTTAGCCATGGCTGAGCGACAGGAGAGTGGTTTAGCTGTCGCCGATAATGTCCGCCTGCCCTGTGCGCTGAGTTTGATATGGCGTAATGACCGCGCGACAGAAGCCACTATTAAAGCAGCGCTAGATACGCTGGATACCGTGTGGCCCCACCGGCCAGGTTAG
- a CDS encoding tellurite resistance TerB family protein, which produces MNASKILQQLMSQASGSKGSSGGMDVKGVIDGLSRQLGGGNNSGQNSRQGGGSSSSGFDMKSLLGGGAMGLLVGSKRGRSMGGKALKYGAIAGVGALAWKAWQSAQEKKGSDISSAEGERVEVLSGEYQERRSLELLQAMIMAARADGHIDEQEQALITDQIDALGADQEMHRWVEQQLKAPLDAQALAREADSPQAAREMYLISVAVIDDQNPMERAWLDQLASALNLTPEMAAELERQAQQAG; this is translated from the coding sequence ATGAACGCAAGCAAGATTTTACAACAGCTGATGAGTCAAGCCAGTGGTAGCAAAGGCAGCAGCGGCGGCATGGATGTTAAAGGCGTGATTGATGGCCTATCGCGCCAGTTAGGTGGCGGAAACAATAGCGGGCAGAATTCGCGTCAAGGCGGTGGTTCCAGCTCTAGCGGTTTTGATATGAAGAGCCTGCTGGGCGGCGGCGCCATGGGGCTGCTGGTTGGCTCTAAACGTGGCCGTAGCATGGGTGGTAAAGCACTAAAGTATGGCGCGATTGCGGGAGTGGGCGCGTTGGCCTGGAAAGCGTGGCAAAGCGCTCAGGAAAAGAAAGGGTCGGATATTTCGTCTGCTGAAGGCGAGCGCGTCGAAGTGCTGAGCGGTGAGTATCAAGAGCGGCGCAGCCTGGAGCTGCTACAGGCCATGATTATGGCGGCTCGGGCCGATGGTCATATCGATGAACAGGAGCAGGCGCTGATCACCGATCAGATTGATGCCCTCGGCGCTGACCAAGAGATGCACCGCTGGGTAGAGCAGCAGTTAAAAGCACCGCTGGACGCCCAAGCTCTGGCGCGTGAAGCGGATTCCCCCCAGGCAGCTCGCGAGATGTACCTGATCAGCGTGGCGGTGATTGATGACCAAAACCCCATGGAGCGGGCATGGTTAGATCAGCTGGCCAGCGCGCTGAACCTAACACCAGAAATGGCGGCGGAGCTTGAGCGTCAGGCGCAGCAGGCTGGCTAA